One genomic segment of Deltaproteobacteria bacterium HGW-Deltaproteobacteria-18 includes these proteins:
- a CDS encoding FAD-binding oxidoreductase, with protein sequence MPQKGPHISLAPERLVKRVLGLPLEEFQTWPEYLQQLALDLAEELFIIRYNPFIPAKDVRQSVNARLQAERAALSPEYYRELSGCLERFWQSYEADQKFKATLISRLSSIMNKEQVVSTSNNLIECSTDATDLRMELPALVVFPENTSQIQGIIRLANEMGFPLVPRGGGSGLTGGAVPAKPRSVILSLSRFKDILDIDVQARTITVQSGVITLTAIQAAAAKGLLLTVDPASKAASSIGGNVSENAGGPFAFEYGTTLDNLLSYKMVLPTGDVIQINRVDHPRHKIMPEDTAVFEVLDEFGNSRDVITLQGDEIRGTALGKDVTNKFLGGLPGVQKEGVDGIITEATFTLYPILPHSRVMCLEFYGNSMRNAMFVIKDIVALRDEIRNQGDLVKLSALEEFGIKYVQAIEYSKKSQKFDGIPISVLIVQLDSMDESAVFDAVRRITQICERYDNVDSFIAADAHEAEVFWHDRHQLSAISKRTSGFKLNEDIVIPLEVIPDFADFLEEQNLYYLAIAYRDALHQVQLLPGIEVDDEFIRMEMDVASSIIKGKTTKESLPEQELELQTSFFFQHLKSKYTKLHEELTKIFDNMQSTRVVIANHMHAGDGNCHVNLPVNSNDPRMLGLAEEAVEKIFHKVLEFKGQVSGEHGIGITKIGFLAEEKIAALRTYKKKVDPNNIFNPGKLTQRDLVVVPYTFSFNRLIKDINKTALPGKESLINLLLNVQTCTRCGKCKQVCPMYLPQKGLLFHPRNKNITLGALVEAIYYSQLQNGEPETRLLGELRKILEHCTACGKCYAICPVKIRTQDVTLQMRAYLEEKGAGGHPFKNRVLNLLSQDPQTTLPRMAKIAGIGQEMGNRAVNLLPAKWRERLDSPLLRGKGPSTQFRNLKEGLGLARGNIITAENLGSKRAVIYFPGCGAGLFYRSIGMAAVRLLLDAGVSVILPPDHLCCGYPLLASGCKDQFERIGMENQKVMERLVRQAEAAGFVIKSVLTSCGTCREGIRNYRLKSLETRQVEFQDVVQFVIQQGKGGFGQGPEQLLYHAACHHEWTGVAPLKAGEIYASELGKMVGSQVAISPHCCGESGLGALTSPKIYNRLRLRKKEQLSSDLSGYPSDSPVIVGCPSCKIGISRTLLEMGVKREVVHTLEFLARLRHGDTWRKDFHKQLAKAAVQNEVQTLTRIP encoded by the coding sequence ATGCCTCAAAAAGGACCACATATCTCCCTTGCTCCCGAACGCCTGGTCAAACGCGTTCTGGGACTCCCCCTTGAAGAATTCCAGACCTGGCCGGAATATCTGCAACAGTTGGCGCTGGATTTGGCCGAAGAACTGTTCATCATCCGCTATAACCCCTTCATTCCGGCCAAGGATGTACGCCAGAGCGTAAACGCCCGCCTGCAGGCCGAACGCGCGGCCCTGTCCCCCGAATACTACCGCGAGCTGTCCGGTTGCCTGGAGCGTTTCTGGCAAAGCTATGAAGCCGACCAGAAGTTCAAGGCCACGCTGATCTCGCGCCTGTCCTCGATCATGAACAAGGAACAGGTCGTCTCGACCTCGAACAACCTCATCGAGTGCTCTACCGACGCCACCGACCTGCGCATGGAACTGCCTGCCCTGGTAGTCTTTCCGGAAAACACCTCCCAGATTCAGGGCATTATCCGTCTTGCCAACGAGATGGGCTTCCCCCTCGTGCCCCGCGGCGGCGGTTCCGGCCTGACCGGCGGAGCCGTGCCCGCCAAGCCGCGCAGCGTGATCCTGAGTCTGAGCCGCTTCAAGGATATCCTCGACATCGACGTGCAGGCCCGGACCATCACCGTGCAGTCCGGGGTCATCACCCTGACCGCCATCCAGGCGGCTGCGGCCAAGGGGCTGCTCCTGACCGTGGACCCGGCCTCCAAGGCGGCCTCGTCCATTGGCGGCAACGTCTCGGAGAACGCAGGTGGCCCTTTCGCTTTCGAATACGGCACCACCCTCGACAACCTGCTGTCGTACAAGATGGTCCTGCCCACGGGCGACGTGATCCAGATCAACCGCGTCGATCACCCCCGGCACAAGATCATGCCGGAGGACACTGCGGTATTCGAGGTCCTGGACGAATTCGGCAACAGCCGAGACGTCATCACCCTGCAGGGCGACGAGATCCGTGGCACGGCGCTGGGCAAGGACGTGACCAACAAATTTCTGGGCGGTTTGCCTGGCGTGCAGAAGGAGGGCGTTGACGGCATCATCACCGAAGCGACCTTCACCCTCTACCCCATCCTGCCTCACTCGCGGGTCATGTGCCTGGAATTCTACGGGAATTCCATGCGCAACGCCATGTTCGTCATAAAAGACATCGTGGCCCTGCGCGACGAGATCCGCAATCAGGGAGACCTGGTCAAGCTCTCGGCCCTGGAGGAGTTCGGGATCAAGTATGTCCAGGCCATCGAATATTCCAAGAAATCCCAGAAGTTCGACGGCATCCCCATCTCGGTTCTCATCGTGCAGCTCGACTCCATGGATGAATCCGCGGTCTTCGATGCGGTGCGCCGCATCACCCAGATCTGCGAACGCTACGACAACGTGGACAGCTTCATCGCGGCCGACGCCCACGAAGCCGAGGTTTTCTGGCACGACCGTCACCAGCTTTCGGCCATCTCCAAGCGCACCAGCGGATTCAAGCTCAACGAGGACATCGTCATCCCCCTCGAGGTCATCCCGGATTTCGCGGATTTCTTGGAAGAGCAAAATCTTTATTACCTGGCCATCGCCTACCGCGACGCCCTGCACCAGGTGCAACTGCTGCCTGGCATCGAGGTCGACGACGAGTTCATCCGCATGGAAATGGACGTGGCCTCGTCCATCATCAAGGGCAAGACCACCAAGGAGAGTCTGCCCGAACAGGAACTGGAGCTGCAGACCTCCTTCTTCTTCCAGCATTTGAAATCCAAGTACACAAAGCTGCATGAAGAACTGACCAAAATCTTCGACAACATGCAGAGCACTCGCGTGGTCATCGCCAACCACATGCATGCCGGCGACGGCAACTGCCACGTCAACCTGCCGGTCAACTCCAATGACCCGCGCATGCTGGGGCTGGCCGAAGAGGCTGTGGAAAAGATCTTCCACAAGGTACTCGAATTCAAGGGACAGGTTTCGGGCGAACATGGCATCGGCATCACCAAGATCGGCTTTCTGGCCGAGGAAAAAATCGCGGCCCTGCGCACCTACAAAAAAAAGGTCGATCCCAACAACATCTTCAACCCCGGCAAGCTGACCCAGCGCGACCTGGTCGTGGTGCCCTACACGTTCTCCTTCAACCGGCTGATAAAAGACATCAACAAGACCGCGCTGCCGGGCAAGGAGAGCCTGATCAATCTGCTCCTTAACGTCCAGACCTGCACCCGCTGCGGCAAGTGCAAGCAGGTCTGTCCCATGTATCTGCCCCAGAAGGGACTGCTCTTCCACCCGCGCAACAAGAACATCACCCTCGGCGCGCTGGTGGAGGCCATCTACTACTCGCAGCTGCAGAACGGCGAACCCGAGACGCGGCTGCTGGGCGAGCTGCGCAAGATCCTGGAACATTGCACGGCCTGCGGCAAATGCTACGCCATCTGTCCGGTCAAGATCCGCACCCAGGACGTGACCCTGCAGATGCGCGCCTACCTCGAGGAAAAGGGCGCAGGGGGCCATCCGTTCAAGAACAGGGTTCTGAATCTTTTAAGCCAGGACCCCCAGACCACCCTGCCCAGGATGGCCAAGATCGCGGGCATCGGTCAGGAGATGGGCAACCGCGCAGTAAACCTGTTGCCCGCCAAATGGAGGGAGCGCCTGGACAGCCCGCTGCTGCGCGGCAAGGGACCAAGCACCCAGTTCAGAAATCTGAAGGAAGGCCTCGGTCTGGCCAGGGGCAACATCATCACCGCCGAGAACCTCGGAAGCAAGCGCGCGGTGATCTATTTTCCGGGTTGCGGCGCGGGGCTCTTCTACCGCTCAATCGGCATGGCTGCGGTGCGGCTGCTCCTCGACGCCGGCGTGAGCGTGATCCTGCCGCCGGATCACCTGTGCTGCGGCTATCCGCTCCTGGCTTCGGGCTGCAAGGATCAGTTCGAGCGCATCGGCATGGAGAACCAGAAGGTCATGGAAAGGCTGGTCCGCCAGGCCGAAGCGGCGGGATTCGTCATCAAGTCGGTGCTGACATCGTGCGGCACCTGCCGTGAAGGCATCCGCAACTACCGGCTCAAATCCCTGGAGACACGGCAGGTCGAATTCCAAGACGTGGTCCAGTTCGTCATTCAGCAGGGCAAGGGCGGTTTCGGGCAAGGCCCCGAGCAGCTGCTCTACCATGCGGCATGTCATCACGAATGGACGGGAGTTGCGCCCCTCAAGGCCGGAGAAATCTACGCTTCGGAGCTGGGCAAAATGGTCGGCTCGCAGGTCGCCATTTCGCCTCATTGCTGCGGAGAATCAGGCCTGGGCGCGCTGACCTCGCCCAAGATCTACAACCGTCTGCGACTGCGCAAGAAGGAGCAGCTCTCCTCCGACCTTTCCGGCTACCCCTCAGACAGTCCCGTGATCGTCGGCTGCCCTTCCTGCAAGATCGGCATCAGCCGCACGCTGCTTGAGATGGGCGTCAAACGCGAGGTCGTACACACGCTCGAATTCCTGGCCCGTCTCAGACATGGCGACACCTGGCGCAAGGATTTCCACAAGCAGCTGGCCAAAGCTGCCGTGCAGAACGAAGTGCAGACGCTCACGCGGATTCCATGA
- a CDS encoding Holliday junction resolvase RuvX codes for MKILGIDYGQKRIGLAMARHGMAFPYKTVEKSTRDKLFADLMGIIEVEGVETIVLGLPLDMNGEETLTTRQVLNFRDSLARRTTLPIHLVNEALTSFDARQRLREAGVPERKHREMLDQMAAVCILETYLGNS; via the coding sequence ATGAAGATACTCGGCATCGATTACGGACAAAAGAGAATCGGACTGGCCATGGCCCGGCACGGCATGGCCTTTCCGTACAAGACCGTGGAAAAAAGCACCCGCGACAAGCTCTTCGCCGACCTCATGGGCATCATCGAGGTCGAAGGCGTGGAGACCATCGTGCTGGGCCTGCCCCTGGACATGAATGGAGAAGAAACCCTCACCACACGGCAGGTCCTGAACTTTCGCGACAGTCTGGCCAGACGGACAACGCTTCCGATCCATCTCGTCAACGAGGCCCTGACCTCTTTTGACGCCCGGCAACGGCTGCGGGAAGCCGGCGTGCCGGAGCGGAAGCACAGGGAAATGCTCGACCAGATGGCTGCCGTCTGCATTCTTGAAACATATCTGGGGAATTCATGA
- a CDS encoding endolytic transglycosylase MltG has translation MKLWLKLFLAGLALMLLAAGATFFAARQFIETPLDLASNGTVIFNVEPGENLFTVSTRLEREGLVRWGEAFRTYGRFRKATLQAGEFELSASMSPREILEVLASGRPILYRLHFPEGLTMREVALAVNATGLSTAEKFLAACRDRDFLLSQGINATDAEGYLFPETYFFPRIPGQNPYPILKTLLDHFKSTVANLPQSRDPEELHRMVILASLVEKETAVPSERGTVAGVYANRLRVGMLLQCDPTIIYGLGENFDGNLRRSHLQDPKNLYNTYVHPGLPPGPICSPGAAALQAASSPEQHDLFYFVARQDGSHHFSRSLREHTNAVIKYQRRGKPFPSNQSGQGN, from the coding sequence ATGAAACTTTGGCTGAAGCTCTTCCTGGCAGGACTTGCGCTCATGCTGCTCGCGGCGGGAGCCACGTTCTTCGCGGCCCGGCAGTTCATCGAAACTCCTCTGGACCTGGCCTCAAACGGAACGGTGATTTTCAATGTGGAACCGGGTGAAAACCTGTTCACGGTCTCAACGCGACTTGAGCGGGAGGGGCTGGTCCGCTGGGGTGAGGCTTTCCGGACCTACGGCCGCTTCAGGAAGGCCACCCTTCAGGCCGGAGAATTCGAGCTCTCCGCGAGCATGTCGCCAAGAGAAATTCTTGAAGTCCTGGCCTCCGGCAGACCAATCCTCTACCGCCTGCACTTCCCCGAAGGCCTGACCATGCGTGAAGTGGCCCTGGCCGTGAACGCCACAGGGCTGAGCACTGCGGAAAAATTCCTCGCGGCCTGCCGCGACCGTGACTTTCTTTTGAGCCAGGGGATAAACGCCACCGACGCCGAAGGCTATCTCTTCCCGGAAACCTATTTTTTCCCGCGCATTCCGGGTCAGAATCCGTACCCCATCCTGAAAACCCTGCTGGACCACTTCAAGTCCACCGTCGCGAACCTGCCCCAGTCACGGGACCCGGAAGAACTGCACCGCATGGTCATTCTGGCCTCGCTGGTGGAAAAAGAGACGGCCGTTCCCTCCGAACGCGGCACCGTGGCCGGTGTTTATGCCAACCGTCTTCGTGTCGGCATGCTCCTGCAATGCGACCCGACCATCATCTACGGTCTGGGTGAAAATTTTGACGGCAACCTGCGCCGCTCCCATCTGCAGGACCCCAAAAACCTCTACAACACCTACGTCCACCCGGGCCTGCCCCCCGGCCCCATCTGCTCTCCCGGCGCTGCTGCCCTGCAGGCCGCGTCCAGCCCTGAACAACACGACCTGTTCTATTTCGTGGCCAGACAGGACGGATCCCACCACTTCAGCCGGTCCCTGCGCGAACATACCAACGCGGTCATCAAATACCAGCGCCGGGGCAAGCCGTTCCCGAGCAACCAGAGCGGGCAAGGCAATTGA
- a CDS encoding nickel/dipeptide/oligopeptide ABC transporter substrate-binding protein, whose product MKKLLFFALAFIFLATAAQGKTLKMALDADPESMDPHVQLSGGMLQYTHLCFDPLIRWTKDMKFEARLATKWERIDDLTVRFHLREGVKFHSGNTFTAADVAWTLDRLKKSEDFKGLFTSFATPKIIDDYTIDIITTEPYPLVENMATYIFPLDSKFYTGTDEKGLAKDAIVKTEYSFANQNQSGTGPFYVESREQGVKLVYKRFADYWDKDSKGNVSELILTPIKENATRTAALLSGGVDFIAPVPPQDFDRLSTNKDINLVSMAGSRIITFQLNQKRKPEFANLKVRQAVIAAIDNAGIVAKLMKGTATAAQQQGPEGFDGYVEGLAPRFDLAKAKQLMKEAGFENGFEATMIAPNNRYVNDEKIAEAVVSMLSKIGIKVSLKTMPKAQYWDEFDAQVADIQMIGWHSDTEDSANYSEYLLMCPNKDTGKGQYNSGNYCNPKLDELVNQANVENDRAKRKALLQEVEKLAYEDAAYVPLHWQNLSWAAKKGVNIEPVVNIMDFPYLGDLVVE is encoded by the coding sequence GTGAAAAAACTGCTCTTTTTCGCACTGGCATTCATTTTTCTGGCCACGGCTGCCCAGGGCAAAACCCTGAAGATGGCCCTCGACGCCGACCCGGAGTCCATGGACCCCCATGTTCAGCTCTCCGGCGGCATGCTGCAGTACACCCATCTGTGTTTTGATCCGCTCATCCGCTGGACCAAGGACATGAAATTCGAGGCGCGTCTGGCCACCAAGTGGGAGCGCATCGACGACCTGACAGTGCGTTTTCATCTGCGCGAAGGCGTCAAGTTCCACTCCGGCAACACCTTCACCGCCGCCGACGTGGCGTGGACCCTGGACCGCCTGAAGAAGAGCGAAGACTTCAAGGGCCTCTTCACCTCTTTCGCCACGCCCAAGATCATCGACGACTACACCATCGACATCATCACCACCGAGCCCTATCCGCTGGTGGAAAACATGGCTACCTACATCTTTCCCCTTGATTCCAAGTTCTACACTGGCACCGACGAAAAAGGCCTGGCCAAGGACGCCATCGTCAAGACCGAGTACTCTTTTGCCAACCAGAACCAGTCCGGCACCGGCCCCTTCTACGTGGAATCCCGCGAGCAGGGCGTAAAGTTGGTCTACAAGCGCTTTGCCGACTACTGGGACAAGGACAGCAAGGGCAACGTGAGCGAGCTCATCCTCACCCCCATCAAGGAAAACGCGACCCGCACGGCGGCTCTTTTGTCCGGCGGCGTTGACTTCATCGCCCCTGTTCCGCCCCAGGATTTCGATCGCCTGAGCACCAACAAGGACATCAATCTGGTCAGCATGGCTGGCAGCCGCATCATCACCTTCCAGCTCAACCAGAAGAGAAAGCCCGAATTCGCCAACCTCAAAGTCCGTCAGGCCGTCATCGCGGCCATCGACAACGCCGGCATCGTGGCCAAGCTCATGAAGGGCACCGCCACCGCCGCCCAGCAGCAGGGCCCCGAAGGCTTCGACGGCTATGTGGAAGGCCTGGCTCCCCGCTTCGATCTGGCCAAAGCCAAGCAGCTCATGAAGGAAGCCGGTTTCGAAAACGGCTTCGAGGCGACCATGATCGCCCCCAACAACCGTTATGTGAACGATGAAAAGATCGCCGAAGCCGTTGTTTCCATGCTCTCCAAGATCGGCATCAAGGTCAGCCTCAAGACCATGCCCAAGGCCCAGTACTGGGATGAATTCGACGCCCAGGTGGCCGACATCCAGATGATCGGCTGGCATTCGGACACCGAAGACTCCGCCAACTACTCCGAATACCTGCTCATGTGCCCCAACAAGGACACCGGCAAGGGCCAGTACAACAGCGGCAACTACTGCAACCCCAAGCTTGACGAACTGGTCAACCAGGCCAACGTCGAGAACGACCGCGCAAAGCGCAAGGCGCTGCTGCAGGAAGTTGAAAAGCTCGCCTACGAAGATGCCGCCTATGTGCCCCTGCACTGGCAGAATCTGTCCTGGGCGGCCAAGAAGGGCGTGAACATCGAGCCCGTGGTCAACATCATGGACTTCCCCTACCTTGGCGACCTGGTCGTGGAATAG
- a CDS encoding ABC transporter permease: protein MFAFTVRRILQAIIVMLIISFIGFALKQSVGDPVRELTGISVSAAERDAIREKLGLNDPFFIQYGRFLKGAMQGNIGQSFFYKKPAMEVILNKAPATIELVMCCTVLIVILSIPMGIYSAIYPKRLLSRLIMGLSTIGVSVPIFLIAILLIYVFAIELNWLPSYGRGETVNVWGWESGLLTLDGLRHLILPTTALTALMLPLFVRLIRSEMMEVLESEYVKFAWAKGLPRMRIWFVHAFKNTLLPVITVGGVQIGTMIAFTILTETVFQWGGLGFLFLEAVERADTSLLVAYLIFVGVIFVVVNTAVDIIYGLVNPMVRITGRK from the coding sequence ATGTTTGCATTCACTGTACGCCGTATTCTTCAAGCCATCATCGTCATGCTCATCATCAGCTTCATCGGCTTCGCCCTCAAGCAGAGCGTGGGCGACCCCGTCCGCGAGCTGACCGGCATTTCGGTTTCAGCCGCAGAGCGAGACGCCATCCGCGAGAAACTCGGGCTCAACGACCCGTTTTTCATTCAGTACGGACGATTTTTGAAAGGCGCCATGCAGGGCAACATCGGCCAGTCCTTCTTCTACAAGAAGCCGGCCATGGAGGTCATCCTGAACAAGGCTCCGGCCACCATCGAGCTGGTCATGTGCTGCACGGTGCTCATTGTCATCCTGTCCATACCCATGGGCATCTACAGCGCCATCTATCCCAAAAGGCTGCTTTCAAGGCTGATCATGGGCCTGAGCACCATCGGCGTGTCCGTACCCATTTTTCTGATCGCGATCCTGCTCATCTATGTCTTCGCCATCGAACTGAACTGGTTGCCGTCCTACGGGCGCGGAGAAACCGTGAACGTCTGGGGCTGGGAATCGGGGCTGCTGACCCTGGACGGCCTGCGGCACCTCATCCTGCCGACCACGGCCCTGACCGCGCTGATGCTGCCGCTCTTCGTACGCCTCATCCGCTCGGAGATGATGGAAGTTCTGGAGAGCGAATACGTCAAGTTCGCTTGGGCCAAGGGCCTGCCGCGCATGCGCATCTGGTTCGTGCATGCCTTCAAGAACACGCTCCTGCCCGTCATCACCGTCGGCGGCGTGCAGATCGGCACCATGATCGCCTTCACCATCCTGACCGAGACGGTTTTTCAGTGGGGCGGACTCGGTTTTCTTTTTCTCGAAGCCGTCGAGCGGGCCGACACCTCGCTCCTGGTAGCCTATCTGATTTTTGTCGGCGTCATCTTCGTCGTGGTGAACACCGCCGTTGACATCATCTATGGCCTGGTCAATCCCATGGTCCGCATCACAGGAAGGAAATAA
- a CDS encoding ABC transporter permease yields MRLWKQFRGSYFLYSFLHDPVAMSSFVVLAVLALSAFGAPVIAPHDPYDTTTINIMDSEIPPVWMDGGDKNFTLGTDAQGRDMLSTMLYGMRISLIIGIGATFLQAVIGIVLGLLAGYKGGRIDSFLMRMADVQLSFSTLMVAIFLSAIFQAVFGVASFERMAVPFLVLVIGIAEWPQYARTVRASVLAEKKKEYVEAARVMGLPASRIMWRHILPNTMSPILVLSTVQVAHAIMSEAALSFLGLGMPITKPSLGSLINSGFDYIFSGSWWITMFPGFLLVLLILVINLLGDWVQDVLNPKLYKG; encoded by the coding sequence ATGAGACTTTGGAAGCAATTCCGCGGCTCGTACTTTTTGTACAGTTTTCTGCATGACCCCGTGGCCATGAGCAGCTTCGTCGTGCTGGCCGTCCTGGCCCTGTCCGCCTTCGGCGCGCCGGTCATCGCTCCCCACGACCCCTACGACACCACAACCATCAACATCATGGATTCGGAAATTCCGCCCGTGTGGATGGACGGTGGCGACAAAAACTTCACCCTCGGCACCGACGCCCAGGGCCGGGACATGCTCAGCACCATGCTCTACGGCATGCGCATCTCGCTGATCATCGGCATCGGCGCGACCTTCCTGCAGGCCGTCATCGGCATCGTTCTCGGGCTCCTGGCCGGATACAAAGGGGGCAGGATCGACAGCTTCCTGATGCGCATGGCCGACGTGCAACTCAGTTTCTCCACCCTCATGGTGGCCATCTTCCTCTCGGCCATCTTCCAGGCCGTCTTCGGCGTGGCGTCGTTCGAGCGCATGGCGGTGCCGTTTCTGGTGCTGGTCATCGGCATCGCCGAGTGGCCGCAATACGCACGCACCGTGCGCGCCTCGGTCCTGGCAGAAAAAAAGAAGGAGTACGTGGAGGCGGCGCGGGTCATGGGCCTGCCAGCGAGCCGCATCATGTGGCGGCACATCCTTCCGAACACCATGTCGCCCATCCTGGTCCTGTCCACCGTACAGGTGGCCCACGCCATCATGAGCGAAGCCGCCCTGTCCTTCCTGGGGCTGGGCATGCCCATCACCAAGCCGTCACTGGGGTCGCTCATCAATTCCGGCTTCGACTACATTTTCAGCGGCTCGTGGTGGATCACCATGTTCCCCGGATTTCTGCTGGTGCTCCTCATTCTGGTCATCAACCTGCTCG